One genomic segment of Odocoileus virginianus isolate 20LAN1187 ecotype Illinois chromosome 33, Ovbor_1.2, whole genome shotgun sequence includes these proteins:
- the RPS15A gene encoding small ribosomal subunit protein uS8, with protein sequence MVRMNVLADALKSINNAEKRGKRQVLIRPCSKVIVRFLTVMMKHGYIGEFEIIDDHRAGKIVVNLTGRLNKCGVISPRFDVQLKDLEKWQNNLLPSRQFGFIVLTTSAGIMDHEEARRKHTGGKILGFFF encoded by the exons ATGGTGCGCATGAATGTCCTGGCTGATGCTCTCAAGAGTATCAACAACGCCGAAAAGAGAGGCAAACGCCAGGTGCTTATTCGGCCGTGCTCCAAGGTCATCGTCAGGTTTCTAACAGTGATGATGAAGCATG GTTACATTGGCGAATTTGAAATCATTGATGATCACAGGGCTGGGAAAATTGTTGTGAACCTCACAGGCAGGCTAAATAAG TGTGGAGTGATCAGCCCCAGATTTGATGTGCAACTcaaagatctagaaaaatggcagaataaCCTGCTCCCATCCCGTCAGTTTGG TTTCATTGTACTGACAACCTCAGCTGGCATCATGGACCATGAAGAAGCAAGACGAAAACATACAGGAGGGAAAATCCTTGGATTCTTTTTCTAG